From the genome of Halococcus salifodinae DSM 8989, one region includes:
- a CDS encoding DUF7692 domain-containing protein, producing MRIRTDGKFAYREELVDDVADLLGENTRVGAIEASTEFTQAMLPALAEAVEHPDMTEDLAETLSTRVVDVEYKVSTGVNVRE from the coding sequence ATGCGAATCCGAACCGACGGCAAGTTCGCCTACCGCGAAGAACTCGTCGACGACGTCGCCGACCTACTCGGTGAGAACACGCGCGTCGGTGCGATCGAGGCCAGCACCGAGTTCACCCAGGCCATGCTCCCGGCGCTCGCGGAAGCCGTCGAACACCCCGACATGACCGAGGACCTCGCCGAAACCCTGAGCACGCGCGTCGTTGACGTCGAGTACAAGGTCTCGACCGGGGTGAACGTCCGCGAGTAG
- a CDS encoding PH domain-containing protein yields MFLAFMMMFGLIYGLPALGRWLIEHSGVLERSKQVDALYQWVLSNHDFVGVVLICFGFTVAGVGLAVVETGADRLFGIATVLFFGPGCVFILGSSHLGHRMSNDSVESVQRDNQVANRTVHYHDQPHQALVFESPAIGSEVWLATLSLASWTASVVLLSLIMRGLIVWVLFICGILVGLLTLAGVLKLLRGRSTIALLEIGVVVRGGYSSVFVPWDAIEDIGLVGFGSVARMQPSFGLTVTDRSMIEGSWLFRLLSRANRLLTGYDIVHGMTAGPLTNQIEMVVSHFLDHPDERSELVRFTDTEELLARVDPS; encoded by the coding sequence ATGTTTCTCGCGTTCATGATGATGTTCGGTCTGATATACGGGCTCCCCGCGCTTGGCAGATGGCTTATCGAGCACTCGGGAGTCCTTGAACGCTCTAAGCAGGTGGACGCACTCTACCAGTGGGTTCTCTCCAACCATGATTTTGTCGGGGTCGTCCTGATATGCTTCGGATTCACCGTTGCTGGTGTGGGTCTCGCGGTCGTCGAAACCGGTGCGGATCGCCTCTTCGGAATTGCTACGGTACTCTTTTTCGGGCCGGGTTGTGTTTTCATTCTCGGCAGTAGCCATCTCGGCCATCGTATGAGTAACGATAGTGTCGAGAGCGTCCAGAGAGACAATCAGGTGGCAAATCGCACTGTTCACTATCACGACCAGCCTCACCAAGCACTTGTCTTCGAATCACCGGCTATTGGTAGCGAGGTCTGGCTCGCAACGCTCAGTTTGGCCAGTTGGACCGCAAGCGTGGTGCTCCTCAGTCTCATCATGCGTGGACTCATCGTATGGGTCCTCTTCATCTGTGGAATACTCGTGGGGTTGCTGACGCTCGCTGGCGTTCTCAAACTTCTCCGTGGCCGCTCGACCATCGCTCTCCTTGAGATCGGGGTCGTGGTGCGCGGGGGATACAGCTCCGTGTTCGTTCCGTGGGACGCAATCGAAGACATCGGACTCGTTGGATTTGGTTCAGTTGCCCGGATGCAGCCCTCCTTCGGTCTCACGGTGACCGATCGGTCGATGATCGAGGGATCGTGGCTGTTTCGCCTGCTCAGCAGGGCCAACCGGTTGCTCACCGGCTACGACATCGTTCATGGGATGACTGCTGGGCCGTTAACGAACCAGATTGAGATGGTTGTCAGCCATTTTCTCGATCATCCTGACGAGCGGTCGGAACTCGTTCGGTTCACCGATACTGAAGAACTCCTCGCCAGAGTCGATCCGTCCTGA
- a CDS encoding IS701 family transposase: protein MLGVTRLPPWFEQAFAAFEPVFTDSRNADSFKHLASTLILGEAQSTVSELSRGISRPDGSAKSRRAYDYFFSGADWSSTDLAQYHAEYVFNQLQVGAGDDVLLHIDDTFVPKTGDATDGVARLYNPVAGETELGNKVVTSSLQVGDVYVPYRARMYVPEDFAPDFDEPFKKKTEIAVEEIVTPLQLPAGAALTAVFDSAYYGDERIVAIQNQGHDVVCRLKSDKHVSPQGVVWTQRVDAFASTLEYESTTITVRGKEKTYDVASEIVEIEDVGPVKIVVSKTEDTTRHYLSTDLGRSAAEILELVEHRWNIETVHEESNAKFGFKQYQLEGKQAIERYIQLVFLAWTLVTFSERANVAFWEERGGLSVRLDHAKEAYLVETLLEITEEASPSLPRAERREQLHELVREFSWSSLANSFVAIANKYTPSNGLCGFYVDLIRRIFFDKTNTASLARLDLVH, encoded by the coding sequence GTGCTCGGCGTCACTCGTCTTCCACCGTGGTTCGAACAAGCCTTCGCGGCCTTTGAACCAGTCTTCACCGACAGTCGCAACGCTGATTCATTCAAACACCTCGCAAGCACGCTGATCCTCGGTGAAGCACAGTCGACCGTTAGTGAACTCTCCCGAGGGATTTCGCGTCCCGACGGGAGCGCGAAATCCCGCAGAGCCTATGATTACTTCTTCAGCGGTGCTGACTGGTCATCCACCGATCTCGCCCAATATCACGCCGAGTACGTCTTCAATCAGCTTCAGGTCGGTGCTGGTGACGACGTACTTCTCCACATCGACGACACGTTCGTTCCGAAAACCGGCGACGCCACCGATGGCGTCGCCCGGTTGTACAATCCCGTCGCTGGAGAGACGGAGCTGGGCAACAAGGTCGTCACTTCCAGCCTCCAAGTTGGGGACGTCTACGTTCCCTACCGTGCACGGATGTACGTTCCAGAGGATTTCGCGCCGGATTTCGACGAACCATTCAAGAAAAAGACCGAGATCGCGGTCGAGGAGATCGTGACGCCGCTCCAGCTGCCGGCTGGAGCGGCTCTCACCGCCGTCTTCGACTCCGCGTACTACGGCGACGAGAGAATCGTTGCGATCCAAAACCAGGGCCATGACGTCGTTTGTCGGCTGAAATCCGACAAACACGTCTCTCCACAGGGTGTCGTCTGGACCCAACGCGTCGACGCCTTCGCGTCGACGCTGGAGTACGAATCGACGACGATCACCGTTCGCGGGAAGGAGAAAACCTACGACGTCGCGAGCGAGATCGTCGAAATCGAGGACGTTGGACCGGTGAAAATCGTCGTGAGCAAGACCGAGGACACGACTCGGCACTACTTGAGTACGGATCTCGGCCGGTCAGCGGCCGAGATCCTCGAACTCGTCGAACACAGGTGGAACATCGAAACGGTCCACGAGGAATCGAACGCGAAGTTCGGCTTCAAGCAGTACCAGTTGGAGGGAAAACAGGCAATAGAGCGCTACATCCAGCTGGTGTTTCTCGCCTGGACGCTGGTGACGTTCTCAGAGCGGGCAAACGTGGCGTTTTGGGAAGAACGAGGCGGACTGAGCGTCCGCCTCGATCACGCCAAGGAAGCGTATCTCGTTGAAACGCTGCTCGAAATCACCGAGGAGGCCTCCCCGTCGCTCCCGCGAGCGGAGCGACGGGAGCAGCTGCATGAACTGGTGCGTGAGTTCTCGTGGTCTTCTCTCGCGAATTCTTTTGTTGCAATTGCTAATAAATATACTCCATCAAATGGACTGTGTGGTTTCTATGTTGATTTGATTCGAAGGATCTTCTTCGATAAAACGAACACAGCATCTCTGGCCAGATTAGATCTAGTTCACTAA
- a CDS encoding ParA family protein, with translation MDTNTLRACTFLDKGGVGKTTATAHLGVPISEDHQTLLVDLAGKQNDLAKQFGCFDEIEANTDAWPNVSTVFSEEWDSIAEKVPDATAEMILETDEGPDLLPAHKGLDQVDDDLASIAVERRYALFDHFLSEYIEPLGYDVILIDLPGLTNNITLNGLWAARNVIAPVELGAFEERQMDALIEDLDELEDVFEVNAEVVMVLPNRVDTRTSLASTLLDELADTFAETIAPAHIPQSQDIRNAQREGCTVFALDEPSQTAQRACDAYREDATALMYRLQQLQTRMESEQEVA, from the coding sequence ATGGATACGAACACGCTCCGGGCCTGCACCTTTCTCGATAAGGGAGGCGTCGGCAAAACCACCGCTACAGCTCATCTGGGCGTTCCAATCAGTGAAGACCACCAGACGCTGTTAGTTGATCTCGCTGGCAAGCAAAATGACCTCGCGAAGCAATTCGGTTGTTTCGATGAGATCGAAGCCAACACCGATGCTTGGCCGAACGTGTCGACTGTATTTAGTGAAGAGTGGGATTCCATTGCCGAGAAAGTTCCAGATGCGACCGCCGAGATGATTCTCGAAACAGACGAAGGCCCCGACCTCCTCCCAGCGCACAAGGGACTCGACCAAGTCGACGACGACCTCGCCAGCATTGCCGTCGAGCGTCGCTACGCACTCTTCGATCACTTCCTCAGCGAGTACATCGAGCCACTCGGGTACGACGTGATTTTAATCGACCTGCCCGGTCTTACCAATAATATCACCCTGAACGGTCTGTGGGCTGCCCGAAATGTGATCGCGCCTGTCGAACTCGGAGCGTTTGAAGAGAGACAAATGGATGCATTAATCGAGGATCTTGACGAACTCGAAGATGTCTTTGAGGTTAATGCTGAGGTTGTAATGGTGCTCCCGAACCGCGTCGACACCAGAACGTCCCTCGCAAGCACGCTACTCGATGAGCTAGCCGACACTTTCGCTGAAACAATCGCCCCTGCACATATTCCACAGTCTCAAGACATCAGGAATGCCCAACGTGAAGGCTGCACTGTATTTGCCCTGGACGAACCATCCCAGACTGCGCAGCGAGCGTGCGATGCCTACCGTGAGGACGCCACCGCATTAATGTACCGACTACAACAACTTCAGACTAGAATGGAATCCGAGCAGGAGGTGGCTTGA
- a CDS encoding non-histone chromosomal MC1 family protein: MGEETDDKRNFALREASGEETSVFTGKIPRQAALKAARKLAPSDSEEAASREEFRLRERGTHKLHIYEGWAWREDAPEDSPEWMPETVTEANVSKEGIEHLEEL; encoded by the coding sequence ATGGGAGAAGAGACGGATGACAAGCGAAACTTCGCACTGCGCGAGGCGAGTGGTGAGGAAACGAGCGTGTTCACGGGGAAGATACCTCGGCAGGCGGCGTTGAAGGCAGCCCGGAAACTCGCTCCTAGCGACAGCGAGGAAGCAGCATCCAGAGAGGAGTTCCGCCTCCGTGAGCGGGGAACGCACAAACTCCACATCTACGAGGGGTGGGCGTGGCGTGAAGACGCCCCGGAAGACAGCCCCGAGTGGATGCCCGAGACGGTCACGGAAGCCAACGTCTCGAAAGAGGGGATCGAACACCTCGAAGAGCTGTAG
- a CDS encoding TRAM domain-containing protein → MVEIHDQLKCLFSASIDEQGDSYWIDIPRSELEEGTITSGETYRVAVVASAPQHDDTETRQQSGSHSSDSDGSNQQDPPVEPGDIREVTIESLGDQGDGIAKIDRGYVVIVPGTHPDDEVTIEIEQAQENVAFARVRDDTSDPDDSRTDDFDDSFAEETLDESE, encoded by the coding sequence ATGGTTGAGATTCACGACCAGCTGAAGTGTCTCTTCAGCGCGTCAATCGACGAGCAGGGTGACTCGTACTGGATCGATATTCCACGATCCGAACTCGAAGAGGGGACGATAACCAGTGGTGAGACCTACCGAGTTGCAGTTGTGGCGAGTGCGCCGCAACACGACGATACTGAGACGCGCCAGCAATCGGGTAGCCATTCGTCGGATTCAGATGGTTCCAATCAACAGGATCCACCAGTCGAACCGGGCGATATCCGTGAGGTGACGATCGAATCGCTAGGTGATCAGGGCGACGGGATCGCGAAAATCGACCGGGGCTACGTCGTGATCGTGCCAGGAACGCATCCGGACGATGAGGTGACCATCGAGATTGAGCAGGCACAGGAAAACGTGGCGTTCGCGCGGGTTCGCGACGACACGTCGGATCCCGATGACTCCAGAACGGATGATTTCGACGATTCGTTCGCAGAGGAGACACTCGACGAGAGCGAGTGA
- a CDS encoding DUF3592 domain-containing protein: MLQVEVLSEYFGVFFAVIGVIFLLVGGQGLRGTLSFRRRAKQTEGVVTDMRARSSGSRTGGDPNVVYYPVLEFTTQDDRQVETEARSGRSPPPAREGERVTVQYDPADPASADIAGSSSGLFLYGLFVVLGAGFTVVGLVVQYALSLF, encoded by the coding sequence ATGTTGCAAGTTGAGGTGCTTTCCGAGTATTTCGGGGTGTTCTTCGCGGTGATCGGCGTAATCTTTCTACTAGTCGGTGGACAAGGACTCCGTGGAACACTGTCGTTCCGACGGCGGGCGAAACAGACGGAGGGCGTCGTCACTGATATGCGTGCACGGTCGAGCGGCTCCCGAACTGGCGGTGACCCCAACGTCGTGTACTATCCTGTATTGGAGTTCACGACGCAAGATGATCGTCAAGTGGAAACTGAAGCTCGCTCGGGTCGCTCTCCACCCCCTGCTCGTGAAGGCGAGCGGGTGACCGTTCAGTACGACCCCGCCGATCCGGCTTCGGCCGACATCGCAGGCAGCTCGAGCGGATTGTTTCTCTACGGGTTGTTCGTCGTGCTGGGGGCGGGTTTCACCGTCGTCGGACTTGTGGTGCAGTATGCACTCAGTCTTTTCTGA
- a CDS encoding MATE family efflux transporter encodes MRADLIESERARRTTDLAWPRILTGIARMSKNAVDIAMVGVAVGSVGIAGVGFASPFWGLAFAAGGGIAAGTIALVSQRYGAKRLGAIDQAVRSSAAVVVAITLPLIAIFWVFGADLVALLSNDAEAVALGATYLRIVAFGIPFAALNLIGSRVFLGVDDARTPMVLRSSGAVANAIINAVLIFGLDLGVAGAAIGTVLSNALVTGIFAGGLVAGRLPGLGELPVQIDPRGSYLGDIRELVDIGTPVVGRKLVWTIAEFPMLAIVALFGPQVVAAYVIARRIWGLMNTPGWGFGLASSSLVGQALGSGHEGTAEAYGREIVRFAVTVYIVSAGIVFVLAEPIVAVFAGGGSETTISVAVSLVSAACGAIVLQGVSGAAAGLLDASGDTGWPFYSQALGIFGVSIPLAYLGATTSLGLYGLYLAFLAETTIPAVLNYYRFATNKWKRVSRQHRPDAPA; translated from the coding sequence GTGCGTGCCGATCTCATCGAATCCGAGCGGGCACGCCGGACGACCGATCTCGCGTGGCCGCGCATCCTCACCGGCATCGCACGGATGTCGAAGAACGCGGTCGACATCGCGATGGTCGGCGTCGCGGTCGGCTCGGTCGGCATCGCTGGCGTGGGCTTTGCGAGTCCCTTCTGGGGGCTCGCGTTCGCCGCCGGCGGCGGGATCGCCGCCGGGACGATCGCACTGGTCTCCCAGCGCTACGGGGCCAAGCGCCTCGGCGCGATCGACCAGGCCGTGCGATCGAGCGCCGCCGTCGTGGTGGCGATCACGCTGCCGCTCATTGCGATTTTCTGGGTCTTCGGAGCCGATCTCGTCGCCCTGCTGAGCAACGACGCCGAGGCGGTCGCGCTCGGTGCGACCTATCTCCGGATCGTCGCGTTCGGCATCCCTTTTGCGGCGCTCAACCTCATCGGCAGTCGGGTGTTCCTCGGCGTCGACGATGCCAGAACGCCGATGGTCCTCCGTTCCAGTGGTGCGGTGGCGAATGCCATCATCAATGCGGTCCTGATCTTCGGGCTCGATCTCGGCGTCGCCGGCGCGGCGATTGGTACTGTGCTCTCGAACGCGCTGGTGACCGGGATTTTCGCGGGTGGGCTCGTTGCGGGGCGGCTCCCCGGTCTCGGTGAGCTTCCGGTCCAGATCGATCCGCGGGGGAGCTACCTCGGCGATATCCGTGAACTCGTCGACATCGGAACCCCCGTGGTCGGTCGGAAACTCGTCTGGACGATCGCGGAGTTTCCGATGCTCGCGATCGTCGCGCTGTTCGGCCCGCAGGTCGTGGCGGCGTACGTGATCGCGCGCCGGATCTGGGGGCTGATGAACACGCCCGGCTGGGGGTTCGGCCTCGCGTCCTCCAGCCTCGTGGGCCAGGCGCTCGGCAGCGGTCACGAGGGGACCGCCGAGGCGTACGGCCGCGAGATCGTCCGATTCGCGGTCACGGTCTACATCGTTTCAGCCGGTATCGTCTTCGTGCTCGCCGAGCCCATTGTCGCGGTCTTTGCGGGCGGCGGCTCCGAGACCACGATCTCTGTCGCGGTGTCGTTGGTCTCGGCAGCCTGCGGCGCGATCGTGCTTCAGGGCGTCTCGGGGGCCGCGGCCGGCCTGCTCGACGCGAGCGGCGACACCGGGTGGCCCTTTTACAGCCAGGCGCTCGGGATCTTCGGCGTCTCGATCCCGCTGGCCTATCTCGGCGCGACGACCTCGCTCGGGCTCTACGGGCTGTATCTCGCCTTCCTCGCCGAGACGACGATCCCGGCGGTGCTCAACTACTACCGCTTCGCCACCAACAAGTGGAAACGGGTCAGCCGGCAACACCGCCCCGACGCCCCGGCGTAA